A segment of the uncultured Desulfobulbus sp. genome:
GCTAAATATATAACGAGGATGGCAGAGATCAATAAAAAAAAAGCCTTGAGATAGGTAAATGTACCAATGAATCTTCAAGTAACGGCGATATAACGATGTCTTGCTCGTTTTTTAAGTTAGAATATATCGATAATTACTATCGTCGTTTTTCTGCATAAAGGAAATGTAAATCAATTATTTTTTGGTTTTCTCAATACGTTGTACAGGGGAATGTAAAACAACAGGCTTTGCTTTTTTCCTGAGATTAAGGTTGAGCATTTCCACCATAAAGGAGAAGGCCATGGCAAAATAGAGGTAGCCTTTGGGCATTTCATGGCCGGTTCCTTCGGCAACCAGGGCCACTCCAACCAGAACCAGGAAAGAGAGGGCCAGCATTTTGACTGTTGGGTGTTGTTCCACAAACTCACCTATGGGTTTTGCCGCGACCATCATAACGCCAATAGCAAGGACGATAGCTGTAATCATGACCCAGAGATGTTCGGCAAGTCCTACCGCAGTGATTACCGAATCTAGAGAGAAGACAATATCAATTACCGCAATCTGCGCAATCACCACAGCAAGGTTTGTTGCCAGATGTTTTGGGCCGTGCAGCTCTTCGCCTCCTTCCAAGCTCTCGTGGATTTCTTTAACCGCCTTGTAAATAAGAAAGAGCCCCCCTGATAAGAGAACAATATCCCTCCCGGAAACCGGGTGCTGCATAACGATAAAAAGAGGGCTGACCAGTTTTGCCAGCCACGCCACTGAAAGCAGGAGCAGGATACGGGTTCCCATGGCTGCAAGCAGGCCAAATTGTCTGGCAAAATTTCGCTGTTGCTCGGGGACTTTGCTGACAAGCAGAGTCAGAAAGACGATATTATCGATACCAAGGACTATCTCAAGAACCGTCAGAG
Coding sequences within it:
- a CDS encoding TerC family protein, coding for MEWIFDIGIWSSLLTLTVLEIVLGIDNIVFLTLLVSKVPEQQRNFARQFGLLAAMGTRILLLLSVAWLAKLVSPLFIVMQHPVSGRDIVLLSGGLFLIYKAVKEIHESLEGGEELHGPKHLATNLAVVIAQIAVIDIVFSLDSVITAVGLAEHLWVMITAIVLAIGVMMVAAKPIGEFVEQHPTVKMLALSFLVLVGVALVAEGTGHEMPKGYLYFAMAFSFMVEMLNLNLRKKAKPVVLHSPVQRIEKTKK